A portion of the Planctomycetota bacterium genome contains these proteins:
- the truD gene encoding tRNA pseudouridine(13) synthase TruD — protein sequence MTIRRTPGDFVVTEEMDPAARASVRSQRRAGDRALYLLRKESLTTPEAVARLRAAAGNVGAVSHAGLKDKHAVTSQVVSLVWRARDEPAPLLEGPGWSAAFVGWLGRDVRAADIAGNRFTIVVRDLSAAASAEMDRRAHLLVDGDALAIVNYFGAQRFGSARHGGGFAGAALVRGDFEGALRLLIGTPARKDSGARRTLTRALASRWGEWAALAAELPRSPERRPVEVLASGGTFAQAFEALPAIVREMSVDAFQSHLWNTAARTLARASAGDRALVTADEFGEMVFAPADRLRALAGVHMPMPAPGVEARDAWGGALTRSVAEAGLTMSELRIPGMRRPAFGGVDRALVARAAGFAMSEPTPDDLTPRRLKRTLSFTLPRAAYATVVLRALGQ from the coding sequence ATGACCATCCGGCGCACACCGGGCGATTTCGTCGTCACGGAAGAGATGGATCCCGCGGCGCGCGCGTCGGTCCGGTCGCAGCGCCGGGCAGGCGACCGTGCGCTGTACCTGCTGCGCAAGGAATCGCTCACAACGCCCGAGGCGGTGGCGCGGCTGCGTGCGGCGGCGGGAAATGTCGGGGCGGTCTCGCACGCGGGGCTCAAGGACAAGCACGCGGTGACGAGCCAGGTCGTGTCGCTCGTGTGGCGCGCGCGCGACGAGCCGGCGCCGCTGCTCGAAGGGCCCGGGTGGAGCGCGGCGTTCGTCGGGTGGCTCGGACGCGATGTGCGTGCCGCGGATATCGCGGGCAACCGCTTCACCATCGTGGTGCGCGATCTGTCCGCGGCGGCGTCCGCGGAGATGGACCGGCGGGCGCACCTGCTCGTGGATGGCGATGCGCTCGCGATCGTGAACTACTTCGGTGCGCAGCGCTTCGGGTCGGCGCGGCATGGCGGGGGCTTCGCCGGGGCGGCGCTCGTGCGGGGTGATTTCGAGGGCGCGCTGCGCCTGCTCATCGGCACGCCCGCGCGGAAGGACAGCGGCGCGCGTCGAACGCTCACGCGCGCGCTCGCGTCGCGCTGGGGCGAATGGGCGGCGTTGGCGGCGGAACTGCCCCGCTCGCCCGAGCGACGGCCCGTCGAGGTGCTCGCGTCGGGGGGCACCTTCGCGCAGGCGTTCGAGGCGCTGCCGGCGATCGTGCGCGAGATGAGCGTGGACGCGTTCCAGTCGCACCTGTGGAACACGGCGGCGCGCACGCTCGCCCGCGCGAGCGCGGGGGACCGCGCCCTCGTGACGGCCGACGAGTTCGGCGAGATGGTGTTTGCGCCGGCCGATCGGCTGCGTGCGCTGGCGGGCGTGCACATGCCCATGCCCGCGCCGGGCGTGGAGGCGCGCGATGCGTGGGGCGGGGCGCTGACGCGCAGCGTGGCGGAGGCGGGGCTGACAATGAGCGAGCTGCGTATCCCGGGGATGCGGCGTCCGGCGTTCGGGGGCGTTGATCGCGCGCTCGTGGCCCGCGCGGCGGGGTTCGCGATGAGCGAGCCTACGCCCGACGACCTGACGCCCCGGAGGCTCAAGCGGACGCTGTCGTTCACGCTGCCGCGTGCGGCGTACGCGACGGTCGTGCTGCGGGCGCTGGGGCAGTGA
- a CDS encoding deoxyribodipyrimidine photo-lyase, translated as MRTLVWFRSDLRVEDNTALWHAARVRGGVVGVFVVSPGEWRSHEYAPVKVGFILRTLRELSASLAALQIPLLVAHAPTPADIPGVLLEVAAGRGCGALAFNREYELNERRRDERVREAFAARGLRVDAYDDQVFAPPGEVRTGDDRYFSVFTPFKKALYARMQRIGLPEVRGTPARQPEMPCPSHDVPERIAGFESTVDPALWPAGESHARARLAHFAAESIRPYKDRRDYPGEDGTSILSPYLAVGAISSRQCLAAAIDANRGARSPLDSGLAGPVHWISELVWREFYIHIMVGFPRVCMHRAFQPATERIRWADNPAHLHAWQRGRTGVPIVDAGMRQLLTTGWMHNRVRMIAAMFFTKNLFLDWRLGESWFMRHLIDGFLASNNGGWQWSASTGTDAAPYFRIFNPVSQSRKFDPDGAYIRRYVPELAGLDAKSIHEPWTIPGLLRAGVEYPDPLVDLGASRERAIEAFREIKGTPALREAQGAREATDAA; from the coding sequence ATGCGCACACTCGTCTGGTTCCGCAGCGATCTACGGGTCGAGGACAACACCGCGCTGTGGCACGCCGCCCGGGTGCGGGGCGGGGTGGTCGGCGTGTTCGTGGTCTCGCCCGGGGAGTGGCGGTCGCACGAGTACGCGCCGGTAAAGGTGGGTTTCATCCTGCGAACGCTGCGGGAACTGTCGGCGTCGCTGGCGGCGCTGCAGATCCCGCTGCTGGTCGCGCACGCCCCGACGCCGGCGGACATCCCGGGCGTGCTGCTGGAGGTGGCGGCGGGCCGCGGGTGCGGCGCGCTGGCGTTCAACCGCGAGTATGAACTCAACGAGCGCCGGCGCGACGAGCGCGTGCGCGAGGCGTTCGCGGCGCGTGGCCTGCGCGTGGACGCGTACGACGACCAGGTGTTCGCGCCCCCGGGCGAGGTGCGCACCGGCGACGACCGGTACTTCAGCGTGTTCACGCCGTTCAAGAAGGCGCTGTACGCGCGGATGCAGCGCATCGGCCTGCCGGAAGTGCGGGGCACGCCCGCCCGCCAGCCCGAGATGCCCTGCCCGTCGCACGACGTGCCCGAGCGGATCGCGGGGTTTGAGTCCACGGTCGATCCGGCGCTGTGGCCGGCGGGCGAGTCGCACGCGCGGGCGCGCCTGGCGCACTTCGCGGCGGAATCGATCCGCCCGTACAAGGACCGGCGCGACTATCCGGGCGAAGACGGCACGAGCATCCTGTCGCCGTATCTCGCGGTCGGCGCCATCTCGTCGCGCCAGTGCCTGGCGGCGGCCATCGACGCGAACCGCGGCGCGCGCAGCCCGCTGGACAGCGGGCTGGCCGGCCCGGTGCACTGGATCAGCGAGCTGGTGTGGCGGGAGTTCTACATCCACATCATGGTCGGCTTCCCGCGCGTGTGCATGCACCGCGCGTTCCAGCCGGCGACCGAGCGGATCCGCTGGGCGGACAACCCCGCGCACCTGCACGCGTGGCAGCGCGGGCGCACGGGCGTGCCGATCGTCGACGCCGGCATGCGCCAACTGCTGACGACCGGCTGGATGCACAACCGGGTGCGCATGATCGCGGCGATGTTCTTCACGAAGAACCTGTTCCTGGACTGGCGCCTGGGCGAATCGTGGTTCATGCGTCACCTGATCGACGGATTCCTGGCGAGCAACAACGGCGGGTGGCAGTGGAGCGCGAGCACGGGGACCGACGCCGCCCCGTACTTCCGGATCTTCAACCCGGTCAGCCAGAGCCGCAAGTTCGACCCCGACGGCGCGTACATCCGGCGGTACGTGCCCGAACTGGCGGGGCTGGACGCGAAGAGCATCCACGAGCCGTGGACGATCCCCGGGCTGCTGCGCGCGGGCGTGGAGTATCCCGACCCGCTGGTGGATCTCGGCGCGTCGCGGGAGCGGGCCATCGAGGCGTTCCGGGAGATCAAGGGAACGCCGGCCTTGCGGGAAGCGCAGGGAGCACGGGAAGCGACGGACGCGGCGTGA
- a CDS encoding magnesium chelatase, producing the protein MSATRPSTLGALKSAGYRSRPVKAEVRENLTRALRAGEPLFPGIVGYDETVIPEVVNAVLAGHDMLFLGEKGQGKSRLMRRLADFLDPEVPYLDVPGSPVHEDPFRPITRAGREMVEMQGDASPIAWWPRAKRYAERLAPGTKFADLIGEIDPAKMLSGTSMSAEEALHFGLVPRMHRGIFAMNELPDLDDLVQTGLFNILEERDVQIRGYPISFDLDVLVLFSANPTTYNRSGKVIPQLKDRIGATIQTHYPRTRDLGIEIMEREALAGDEFALDGEYPLLVPRFMKEICEQISVVARASKYIDHQSGVSARLSIANYRTMLANARRRGIMLGEKPSVPRISDLAHFTSSSLGKVELDLMGSHQMTESQALEAICAQAIRDVFQEYVTDYGLDEIGGVFAKGVKIEVGDLLESRAYEAVVKRVPAVWEKAFEVNAAGDPGVRASCVEFVLAGLYASDKISRATRHGRVRYET; encoded by the coding sequence ATGAGCGCGACGCGTCCGTCCACGCTTGGGGCCTTGAAGTCCGCCGGGTATCGCTCGCGCCCGGTGAAGGCCGAGGTCCGCGAGAACCTGACGCGGGCGTTGCGCGCGGGCGAGCCGCTGTTCCCGGGCATTGTCGGGTACGACGAGACGGTGATCCCCGAGGTGGTGAACGCGGTGCTCGCGGGGCACGACATGCTGTTCCTGGGCGAGAAGGGGCAGGGCAAGAGCCGCCTGATGCGTCGTCTGGCCGATTTTCTCGACCCGGAGGTGCCGTACCTCGACGTGCCGGGCAGCCCGGTGCACGAGGACCCGTTCCGCCCGATCACGCGGGCGGGGCGCGAGATGGTCGAGATGCAGGGCGACGCCTCGCCGATCGCGTGGTGGCCCCGGGCGAAGCGGTACGCCGAGCGTCTGGCGCCGGGCACGAAGTTCGCCGACCTGATCGGCGAGATCGACCCGGCGAAGATGCTCTCGGGCACGAGCATGAGCGCGGAGGAGGCGCTGCACTTCGGGCTCGTGCCGCGCATGCACCGGGGCATCTTCGCGATGAACGAGCTGCCGGACCTGGACGACCTGGTGCAGACCGGGCTGTTCAACATCCTCGAAGAGCGCGACGTGCAGATCCGCGGGTACCCGATCTCGTTCGATCTCGACGTGCTGGTGCTCTTCAGCGCGAACCCGACGACGTACAACCGCTCGGGCAAGGTGATCCCGCAGCTCAAGGACCGCATCGGCGCGACGATCCAGACGCACTACCCGCGCACGCGCGACCTGGGCATCGAGATCATGGAGCGCGAGGCGCTCGCGGGCGACGAGTTCGCCCTCGACGGCGAGTACCCGCTGCTGGTCCCGCGCTTCATGAAGGAGATCTGCGAGCAGATCTCGGTCGTGGCGCGTGCGAGCAAGTACATCGACCATCAGTCCGGCGTCAGCGCCCGCCTCTCGATCGCGAACTACCGCACCATGCTCGCGAACGCGCGGCGTCGGGGGATCATGCTGGGAGAAAAGCCCAGCGTCCCGCGGATCAGCGACCTGGCGCATTTCACGTCGTCGAGCCTGGGCAAGGTCGAGCTCGACCTGATGGGCAGCCACCAAATGACCGAGTCGCAGGCGCTCGAGGCGATCTGCGCGCAGGCGATCCGCGACGTGTTCCAGGAGTATGTGACAGACTACGGGCTGGACGAGATCGGGGGCGTGTTCGCGAAGGGCGTGAAGATCGAGGTGGGGGACCTGCTCGAGAGCCGCGCGTACGAGGCGGTCGTGAAGCGCGTGCCCGCGGTGTGGGAGAAGGCGTTCGAGGTGAACGCGGCGGGCGACCCGGGCGTGCGGGCGTCGTGCGTGGAGTTCGTGCTCGCGGGGTTGTACGCGAGCGACAAGATCAGCCGCGCGACGCGCCACGGACGCGTGCGGTACGAGACGTGA